From Spiroplasma monobiae MQ-1, a single genomic window includes:
- the rpsI gene encoding 30S ribosomal protein S9, translating into MAAKKDVVMYRGTGRRKSSVAQVILTPGQGEIIVNGKPALEFFPYATLVQDMEQPLEATGTKSDFSIKITVKGGGFTGQAGAARLGIARALLEASKDYKPELRGHGLLTRDARVKERKKYGLYGARRAPQFSKR; encoded by the coding sequence ATGGCAGCTAAAAAAGACGTTGTTATGTATAGAGGAACAGGAAGAAGAAAATCTTCAGTTGCTCAAGTTATATTAACTCCTGGACAAGGTGAAATTATTGTTAATGGAAAACCGGCTTTAGAGTTTTTCCCATATGCTACTTTAGTGCAAGATATGGAACAACCTTTAGAAGCTACTGGAACAAAATCAGATTTTTCAATCAAAATTACTGTTAAAGGTGGAGGGTTCACTGGACAAGCTGGAGCAGCTCGTTTAGGAATTGCAAGAGCATTATTAGAAGCTTCAAAAGATTACAAACCAGAATTAAGAGGACACGGTTTATTAACGCGTGATGCTCGTGTTAAAGAACGTAAAAAATACGGACTTTACGGAGCACGTAGAGCACCACAATTCTCAAAACGTTAA
- the rplM gene encoding 50S ribosomal protein L13, producing MKQTTLIKTADIAKKWYVVDATGATLGRLSTQIAMVLRGKNKPTFTPHINNGDHVIVINAEKVILSGKKENDKNYYHHSMHPGGLKSRNVATQRKLFPERIIERAVRLMLPKNVQGGNQYRALHVYAGNEHPHQAQNPEVLVIQTKKGDNK from the coding sequence ATGAAACAAACTACACTAATTAAAACAGCAGATATTGCTAAAAAATGATACGTAGTTGACGCTACTGGAGCAACTTTAGGTAGATTATCTACTCAAATTGCTATGGTACTTAGAGGAAAAAATAAACCAACATTTACACCTCATATTAATAATGGAGATCACGTAATCGTAATTAATGCAGAAAAAGTAATTTTATCAGGTAAAAAAGAAAATGATAAAAACTACTACCACCACTCAATGCACCCAGGGGGATTAAAATCAAGAAACGTTGCTACACAACGTAAATTATTCCCTGAAAGAATCATTGAAAGAGCAGTAAGATTAATGTTACCAAAAAATGTTCAAGGGGGAAATCAATACCGTGCATTACATGTATATGCAGGTAACGAACATCCACACCAAGCACAAAATCCAGAAGTATTAGTAATTCAAACAAAAAAAGGAGATAACAAATAA
- a CDS encoding ABC transporter permease, protein MKGIRLLLKNAFRSAGKNKSQIIGLSLLVMLVSLVISVLSATTTRVAGAYEKLNVQSNLRDYVVDVNLNNEIKKGKNTEGEESESSQISWDILDKYMVKETIGEEKILLQQYIMTQMSLEHNFDVSFTETRLISGLSGNNGAIKVKAISKMHPNTRDNGVDKLTVSTGRMYRSGEHKEVVIGESYAKENNVKVGDIIRINEDKYGTDLLVKNTKGNSTEINRLNENIRNNSAQDVLAMGEYSNMVWFEVVGIGTSADFTTPLMDQTTVMPNVKTEALVYVDPSWMGYSSASYNFTNKEDNTDVQTRSLSTYAVQKAKIVVASETDREAYFSIKSSDGKSVEQINKLDDQYKQYINVKTDVKYVYDTNDPNYKFSSRTTTFNSIMAGYNAMATGLIVVIIAIAGFTTILTTKKQVELQSRQIGCLKSLGYKKREVVNNFIAIPLIVSVAGALVGYVLAIFIETFVVSVFSNYFNIAFFGFQFNVVSFLSSILGLWLALTLLAFGIGYWTIRLSALTLLKGGDDKVINKFAMKIKSLSSKRRFNPRLRVALLTTSLGKLAGVSATMLLSATLLTTTVVAPKVMSDNMKATFNGMKYENMVEYTQPIANNPFSFYKTYNPNFEGEGWGEYDVNQTIQIRNAARSGGNGVTVPGGWTSGRTAYPVKDTATKNMQASEAINWDQVISELLNGYISPYYYSYDIADKDNFFWAEFSYLDWKNMSTKLLTNLDQASSATIGGSTALGQLQGQWPDYTQLTSADLPALINSNPGDNNLRAYTNTMLRIYNKYINGIKLTFNNNSISNGQINAKGARGNLNKVFTNAPNKKGVNNYWNSSDNNGTAIMDIDVNDTSFEWKDGDKTINPGEITAKDIQGYSSPQLKTLNTALTLWFGAVLDGRMGMAILQTTYTRASYFVQEKMKNALENNENYNITFNLIPYDNKIDELGTVLNTNFTARNGKTESAKIYGIDRNSSLVDLEDYNGNNIKEELFLDRQYGNKIPLIINQSMQKKLGKTTGDTISLDVLQDLMYSDGKEIKYADANKEQLIEYGHGTGNDSVDFTEMRTQSTYGYYSQSNLYSDNPQFPLTWGMDSANIGGANITASHANKATDPIDIYSKYKNGDITIDTNNLDIEFKIVGVQNGYGQSQGWISNQNANEILGYDETQKYNFENWFAREYPAGNPIYKMEGFAGESDEVIQGVNLEQFIEQVILGQRTYEDFVSNVERSKENSSWRNMYKLYNNLFPVFNYKYSNDPVMQDIESGMSVSQRFADFSSVGLNGNYRMIEDPTGEACQENSFATKDDEGQSCMIIDPNNFNEGYGIGSLSTMLPKEQTRQILGQVTDLVNMVMIMFITIAVIVSATIILLTTSLIIYENKQFIATMKTLGYSNPYVVKQILGMYIMPILIMYVAGFLLGWFTFVFIAEYMALNTAWVLPVQFTIWLPFTVFGVIAAIYGVTFGIGWSNIQKINPLEALKDK, encoded by the coding sequence ATGAAAGGAATTAGACTTTTACTAAAGAATGCTTTTAGGTCGGCCGGAAAGAACAAATCACAAATAATAGGTTTGTCTCTTTTGGTTATGCTTGTATCTTTAGTTATATCAGTTTTATCTGCAACAACAACAAGGGTTGCCGGGGCATATGAAAAATTAAATGTTCAATCTAATCTAAGAGATTATGTTGTAGATGTTAATTTAAACAACGAAATTAAAAAAGGTAAAAATACTGAGGGTGAAGAAAGCGAAAGTTCACAAATTAGTTGAGATATTCTTGATAAATATATGGTTAAAGAAACCATTGGGGAAGAAAAAATATTACTTCAACAATATATAATGACACAAATGTCACTAGAACATAACTTTGATGTATCATTTACTGAAACAAGATTAATATCTGGTTTAAGCGGAAATAATGGTGCAATAAAAGTTAAGGCTATTTCTAAAATGCACCCAAACACTAGAGACAATGGAGTTGATAAACTTACTGTTTCTACAGGAAGAATGTACAGATCTGGTGAACACAAGGAAGTTGTTATTGGTGAATCATACGCAAAAGAAAATAATGTTAAAGTAGGAGATATCATAAGAATAAACGAAGATAAATATGGTACTGATTTACTTGTTAAAAATACAAAAGGAAATTCTACAGAAATAAATAGATTAAACGAAAATATAAGAAACAATTCAGCACAAGATGTTTTGGCCATGGGTGAATACTCAAACATGGTTTGATTTGAAGTTGTTGGAATCGGTACATCAGCCGATTTTACAACACCATTAATGGATCAAACAACCGTAATGCCTAACGTAAAAACAGAAGCTTTAGTTTATGTTGATCCAAGCTGAATGGGTTATTCAAGCGCTTCTTATAATTTTACAAATAAAGAAGATAATACAGATGTACAAACAAGATCTTTATCAACTTATGCAGTTCAAAAAGCCAAAATAGTTGTTGCTTCAGAAACTGATAGAGAAGCTTATTTCTCAATAAAATCTAGTGATGGAAAATCTGTGGAACAAATTAATAAATTAGACGATCAATATAAACAATATATAAATGTTAAAACTGATGTTAAATACGTTTATGACACAAATGATCCTAATTATAAGTTTTCTTCAAGAACAACAACTTTTAACTCGATAATGGCTGGTTACAATGCTATGGCAACTGGTTTAATAGTTGTTATTATAGCAATTGCTGGATTTACAACAATTTTAACTACAAAAAAACAAGTTGAATTACAAAGTAGACAAATTGGTTGTTTAAAATCCTTAGGTTATAAAAAACGTGAGGTTGTAAATAACTTTATAGCAATACCTTTAATTGTTTCTGTTGCAGGAGCTTTGGTTGGATATGTATTGGCTATATTTATAGAAACTTTTGTTGTAAGTGTGTTTTCAAACTACTTTAATATTGCGTTTTTTGGATTCCAATTTAATGTGGTATCATTCTTATCAAGTATATTAGGTCTTTGATTAGCACTTACTTTACTTGCTTTTGGAATTGGTTACTGAACAATTAGACTGTCTGCTCTTACTTTATTAAAAGGTGGAGATGACAAGGTAATTAATAAATTTGCAATGAAAATTAAATCTTTATCATCAAAAAGAAGATTTAACCCTAGATTAAGAGTTGCTTTATTGACAACTTCACTTGGAAAATTAGCTGGAGTTAGTGCGACAATGTTGTTGAGTGCAACTTTATTAACAACAACAGTTGTTGCTCCAAAAGTTATGTCAGATAACATGAAAGCTACTTTTAATGGTATGAAATATGAAAATATGGTTGAATATACTCAACCAATAGCTAATAACCCATTCTCTTTCTATAAAACATATAATCCCAACTTTGAAGGTGAAGGTTGAGGAGAATATGATGTAAACCAAACAATTCAAATTAGAAATGCTGCAAGAAGTGGTGGGAATGGTGTAACAGTTCCTGGGGGATGAACTTCTGGTAGAACTGCTTACCCAGTTAAGGATACGGCAACAAAAAACATGCAAGCGTCTGAGGCTATAAATTGAGATCAAGTTATATCAGAACTTTTAAACGGATATATAAGTCCTTACTACTATTCTTATGATATCGCTGACAAAGACAACTTCTTCTGAGCTGAATTCTCATACTTGGATTGAAAAAATATGTCAACAAAATTATTAACAAACCTAGATCAAGCAAGTTCAGCAACGATAGGTGGTTCTACAGCATTGGGACAACTACAAGGACAATGACCTGATTATACACAACTTACAAGTGCTGATCTTCCAGCTTTAATAAATAGCAATCCTGGCGATAATAATTTAAGAGCCTATACAAACACAATGTTAAGAATTTATAATAAATATATAAATGGTATAAAACTAACATTTAATAATAATTCTATAAGTAATGGTCAAATAAACGCCAAAGGAGCAAGAGGAAATTTAAATAAAGTATTTACAAATGCCCCAAACAAAAAAGGTGTTAATAACTATTGAAATTCTTCTGATAATAACGGAACTGCAATAATGGACATTGATGTTAATGACACAAGTTTCGAATGAAAAGACGGAGATAAAACAATAAATCCTGGAGAAATCACTGCCAAAGACATCCAAGGTTATTCTTCACCACAATTAAAAACTTTGAACACTGCTTTAACTTTGTGATTTGGAGCTGTTTTAGATGGAAGAATGGGTATGGCGATATTACAAACAACATACACTAGAGCATCTTATTTTGTTCAAGAAAAAATGAAAAATGCATTAGAAAATAATGAAAACTACAACATTACATTCAACTTAATACCATATGATAATAAAATAGATGAACTTGGTACTGTTTTAAATACAAATTTCACAGCTAGAAATGGCAAAACTGAAAGTGCAAAAATCTATGGTATTGATAGAAACTCAAGTTTAGTTGATTTAGAAGATTATAATGGTAACAACATTAAAGAAGAATTATTCCTTGACAGACAATACGGTAATAAAATTCCATTAATAATAAACCAAAGTATGCAAAAAAAATTAGGTAAAACAACAGGGGATACTATATCGTTGGATGTTTTACAAGATTTGATGTATAGTGATGGAAAAGAAATTAAATATGCCGATGCAAATAAAGAACAATTAATTGAATATGGTCACGGTACTGGTAACGATTCTGTTGACTTTACAGAAATGAGAACACAATCAACATATGGTTATTATTCACAAAGTAATCTTTATTCTGACAATCCACAATTCCCATTAACATGAGGTATGGATTCTGCAAATATAGGGGGAGCTAATATTACTGCTTCTCACGCGAATAAAGCAACTGACCCAATAGATATATATTCAAAATACAAAAATGGAGACATAACAATTGACACAAATAATTTAGATATTGAATTTAAAATAGTTGGTGTTCAAAATGGTTATGGTCAATCACAAGGTTGAATATCAAATCAAAACGCAAACGAAATTTTAGGTTATGATGAAACTCAAAAATACAACTTTGAAAATTGATTTGCAAGAGAATATCCTGCGGGAAATCCAATATACAAAATGGAAGGTTTTGCAGGTGAGAGTGACGAGGTTATACAAGGTGTTAACTTGGAACAATTCATTGAACAAGTTATATTGGGACAAAGAACTTATGAGGATTTTGTTTCAAATGTTGAAAGAAGCAAAGAAAATTCAAGTTGAAGAAATATGTATAAACTTTATAACAATTTATTCCCTGTATTTAACTATAAATATTCAAACGACCCTGTAATGCAAGATATCGAAAGTGGTATGTCTGTTTCACAAAGATTTGCTGACTTTAGTTCTGTAGGATTAAATGGTAACTATAGAATGATAGAAGACCCAACTGGAGAAGCTTGCCAAGAAAACAGTTTCGCTACTAAAGATGATGAAGGTCAGTCATGTATGATAATAGATCCAAATAACTTCAACGAAGGTTATGGTATAGGTTCACTATCAACAATGTTACCAAAAGAACAAACTAGACAAATCCTAGGTCAAGTTACAGACCTTGTTAACATGGTTATGATAATGTTTATTACAATCGCCGTTATTGTTTCGGCAACAATTATTTTATTAACAACAAGTTTAATTATTTATGAAAATAAACAATTTATTGCAACAATGAAAACTTTAGGATATTCAAATCCTTATGTTGTAAAACAAATTTTAGGAATGTACATAATGCCAATACTAATAATGTATGTTGCTGGATTCTTATTAGGTTGATTCACATTTGTATTTATTGCAGAATATATGGCATTAAATACTGCTTGAGTATTACCTGTGCAATTTACAATATGATTACCATTCACAGTGTTTGGTGTTATTGCAGCAATTTACGGCGTAACATTTGGTATTGGATGATCAAATATCCAAAAAATTAATCCACTAGAAGCTTTAAAAGATAAATAG
- the truA gene encoding tRNA pseudouridine(38-40) synthase TruA has translation MYYYLFTIQYDGTDFCGWAKQKGQSTIQGELEGAISRVARNSIFRLVGASKTDSGVHAFDQKAWVELNFQPNVEGFLKALNSSLPLGIEVTNIEEIRKDFRVRNCKEKTYEYKINVGKNNVFENRYYFLPKKQLNLIKLEEALNLFVGTHDFYNFSGLKKEETELIETKRTINSIETKIEEDIFTITFKGKGFIRYQIRMIVGACIAYSLDKIDLYKIKNVLALNEEKMPYIANPEGLMLKKINY, from the coding sequence ATGTATTATTACTTATTTACAATTCAATATGATGGAACTGATTTTTGTGGATGAGCCAAACAAAAGGGTCAATCAACCATTCAAGGAGAACTGGAAGGTGCTATTTCAAGAGTTGCTAGAAACTCTATTTTTAGATTGGTTGGAGCTTCAAAAACAGATTCTGGAGTTCATGCTTTTGATCAAAAAGCGTGAGTGGAGTTAAACTTTCAACCTAACGTTGAAGGTTTTTTAAAAGCATTGAATAGTAGCTTGCCTTTAGGAATTGAAGTAACTAACATTGAAGAAATTAGGAAAGACTTTAGAGTTAGAAACTGTAAAGAAAAAACTTATGAATATAAAATAAATGTTGGTAAAAATAATGTCTTTGAAAATAGATATTATTTCTTACCAAAAAAACAATTAAATCTAATCAAATTAGAAGAAGCTTTAAATTTATTTGTAGGTACCCATGATTTTTATAATTTCTCTGGTTTAAAAAAAGAAGAAACTGAACTAATTGAAACAAAAAGAACTATAAATTCTATTGAAACAAAAATAGAAGAAGATATTTTTACAATTACTTTTAAAGGAAAGGGTTTTATAAGATATCAGATAAGAATGATAGTTGGTGCTTGTATCGCATACAGTTTAGATAAAATAGATTTATATAAAATAAAAAATGTATTAGCTTTAAATGAGGAAAAAATGCCTTATATTGCAAATCCAGAAGGTTTGATGTTGAAAAAAATTAACTATTAA
- a CDS encoding energy-coupling factor transporter transmembrane component T family protein: MRMVFGRYMPYNSMIHKMDPRLKLFMIIALIVVVFFPIGYTGFVLVGSFILLMYSVSKLSFKMLLKLFFPIMFIFIVLILINIFMLKPSELNGIKFAELDDGLYGEWMETYGWVYKWKSLAFSEKAIYSALYMTIRIFLMITLTTILTGTTQPLELTLAIEDLLWPLKLIGIPVYIFSTIISIALRMIPTLIDEAGRIMKAQSSRGIDFKNGKLVDKAKSMTSLIIPLLVSAFQKAEDLAYAMDSRGYDPHAKRTRYRQVKFRILDIIIFVLGMGIFATLICYVNMESFQNLVQIPRIDQILFSK, translated from the coding sequence ATGAGAATGGTATTTGGTAGATATATGCCTTATAATTCAATGATTCATAAAATGGACCCTAGATTAAAATTGTTCATGATCATTGCTTTAATTGTTGTTGTTTTTTTCCCTATTGGTTATACAGGATTTGTGTTGGTAGGATCATTTATATTGCTTATGTATTCAGTAAGTAAACTAAGTTTTAAAATGCTGCTTAAGTTATTTTTCCCAATAATGTTTATATTTATAGTTCTTATACTTATAAACATATTCATGTTAAAACCCTCAGAATTAAATGGTATAAAATTTGCAGAACTAGATGATGGTTTATATGGGGAATGAATGGAAACATATGGTTGAGTATATAAATGAAAATCTTTAGCTTTTTCTGAAAAAGCAATTTATTCAGCTTTATACATGACAATAAGAATCTTTTTAATGATTACATTAACAACAATTCTTACAGGTACAACCCAACCCTTAGAGTTAACTTTAGCTATTGAAGATCTATTATGACCTTTAAAATTAATTGGAATTCCTGTTTATATTTTTTCAACAATTATTTCAATTGCCTTAAGAATGATCCCGACTTTAATTGATGAAGCCGGAAGAATTATGAAAGCTCAATCATCAAGGGGAATTGACTTTAAAAATGGTAAGTTAGTAGATAAAGCAAAATCAATGACCTCATTGATTATTCCTCTTCTTGTATCTGCATTTCAAAAAGCAGAAGACTTAGCATATGCAATGGATTCAAGAGGTTATGATCCTCATGCAAAAAGAACAAGATATAGACAAGTTAAATTTAGAATTTTAGATATTATTATATTTGTTCTTGGGATGGGTATATTTGCAACTCTAATATGCTATGTAAATATGGAATCATTCCAAAACTTAGTACAAATTCCTAGAATAGATCAAATTCTGTTTTCTAAATAA